Genomic segment of Candidatus Flexicrinis affinis:
ACGCCGAATGCGTCACCGTTACCGACACGGTGCATGATTTCGTCGGCGGTCGGGTCGCCTACGACGATCCCGATGTCGGTCACGCCGGCATCGCGGATGGTCTCGATGACCCGCACCAGCACCGGCTTGTTCGCCAGCGGCACGAGCTGTTTAGCCAGTGTATAGGTCAGCGGGTAGAGGCGTGTGCCTTTGCCCCCGCTCAGAATTAGGCCCTTCATGACCTGTGTCCCTTTCGCGTTCGGCTAGCGGTAGTCGGCACGGCGTTCGCGCGGGGCATCGGTCAGCACGGCGCCAAGCACACGCACATGCACGCGCTCGAGGGCTTCGGTCGCCCGCGCGAGATGGTCGCGGCGCGTGCTGCCCGCCTTGGCGATCAGGATTGCGCCGTCCAGCCGGACGCCCAACAGCGCGGCATCGCTAACGGCTAGCGCCGGCGGAGCGTCGAAGATGACATAGTTGGCGCGCGCCCGCAGCACGCCGATGATGTCGTTGAGGCGCGGGTTGGCGAACAAATCGGACGGACTGAGCGTGCTGGTGCCTGCCGGCAGCAGCGACAGGTTTTCGACCGCCGTTTGGACCAACGGCGGGTTGGACATCGCCACGTCGTCCGCAAACATCTCGCCGAGTCCGCGTGCGTTGTCCACTCCCCAAATGCGCTGCTGCTGCGGCTTGCGCAGGTCACCATCGACGAGGATTGTGCGATGGCCGGCAAGCGCAAACACGGCCGCCAGATTGGCCGTCGCCTCGCTCTTGCCGTCCGCGCCCTGCGCCGACGTGACGACGAAGGCCGTTACGGGCCGCGTCTGATCGAAGTTCATGAGATTGGCGCGCAGCGTCCGGTACGCTTCTGCGGCCGGGGAGCGCGGATCCTTGAGGGTGATCAGGTCTGGTGCCGCCATGTCTACTCCTTCGCAGATGGTAGCGGAATGGTCGCGAGAAGCCTGCCAAGTGCGAAATCGCCCGGCGACTTCAAGACGCGCAGCCGCCGACGTTCTAGCACGAAGATGAT
This window contains:
- a CDS encoding CpsD/CapB family tyrosine-protein kinase — its product is MAAPDLITLKDPRSPAAEAYRTLRANLMNFDQTRPVTAFVVTSAQGADGKSEATANLAAVFALAGHRTILVDGDLRKPQQQRIWGVDNARGLGEMFADDVAMSNPPLVQTAVENLSLLPAGTSTLSPSDLFANPRLNDIIGVLRARANYVIFDAPPALAVSDAALLGVRLDGAILIAKAGSTRRDHLARATEALERVHVRVLGAVLTDAPRERRADYR